DNA sequence from the Halocalculus aciditolerans genome:
CTACGAACGCGAACGCGTCGCCGGCCACCGCCACCGCAGCGCCCGCAACCACGACCGCGCCATCGCCCACTTCCGCGCCGCCGAAGCCCTCACGGAGCGATACGACTTCCTCGACGCCTGGGACCCCATCTACAGCCGCGTCGTCGTCCGATCCAACGCGCACTCCCGCGCCGGCGACCACGCCGCCGCCGTCGACACCCTCGACGCCGGCCTCGACGACATCGACGCCCTCGACCCGCCCGCACACCGCCGCGAGACCATCACGAACCACCTCCGGGGCCAACGCCGCGAACGCCTCGCCATCCTCGCCCGCGACGACGACCCCGACGAGCGCCGCGCCCACCTCGACGCCGCCCGCGACCACTACGCCGCCATCGAGTTCGACCGCTCCGTCGACCGCATCGACCGCAAACTCGCCGCCCTCGACGACGAAGCCGACGACGCAGACGCCGCCGACGAACGCCGCGACTCCCGCGCCCGCCCCCAGCCCGTCGCCCCGCCCCGCGAGGACTACGGTCCCGCCCTCTCCGACATCCCCGACCTCCACGACTCCCTCACCGCCACCGACCCCACCGCCGTCGGCAGCGCCGACCCCGGCGTCATCGACGACCCTTCCCCCCACGGCTCCCCGCGCTCACCCACCGACGACGACTGGTACTGACCGTCTGTCGAACCGGGCGATACGTAACGACTCGTCCGCGCTCCGCTGCACGCCCTGCGTCGACCTGCACGCCGTGAAACCACTGCTCGCCGTGCAAGCGACGAAACGTCGTGCAGCGTTTTCTGGCCACTCCTATGGGTCTGAACGCCTAACGAGTAGATATGGCCGTGAACTCGACTCCGCCGTCCGACACGGGACGCCCCGCCGACACCGGCATCGACACCGTCGTCGTCGCCGTCGCGGAGGACACGCCCGAGCGCGTCGTCGAGAGCGCGCTCACCGTCGCCGCCGACCACGACGCCGACCTCCACGCGCTCTCCGTCGTCCGCATGACCGCCGGCGTCGACCACTGGGACATGGTCGTCGAACGCCGCGAGGACGACGCCGAAACCGCCCTCGACACCGCCGCCGACGCCGCCGCCACTTCCGCTCACGTCGACCTCACCAAGCACCTCCGCTACGGCGACCCGGCCGACGAAATCGCTGCGTACGCCGACGCCGTCGACGCCGACCTCGTCGTCCTCGGCGACCCCGACCGCTCCGGCCTCCGCCGCCTCCTCACTCCCGCCACCGTCACCGCCCGCGTCCGCCGCCGCACCACCACCCCCGTCCTCGCCGTCGCCGACGACACCGCGACCCCCATCGACGGCTCCCTCCACCTCGGCGGCGACACCCCGGCCTAATCGCAGCGACCCGTTCGTACGGCGCACTATTTCTACTGTCCAGCGCCGCCCATCCTCGCGACCGCGCCGACGGCCTCCCCCAGCTCACGACATCTCGCCGCGAATTGGCGAGAATACACCATGAATATAGACATTAAAACTACCAGGAAGAGAATATTTTATCGAGTTCGCTGCGTGATTCGATAGTGAGTACTCGTAGAACGCCGTAAAGCGACTGAAAGAGTACTAGCAAGGCGTTCTATGGGTTGTGGTCTGCTCTTTACTCTACTTCGAGCTAGCGGTGACTTCCACTGGTGAGAATCCGGGCTTAAACCCCAGATAATCCGTCTCAAGCCCTATTCACTCGAGTACGCGAATACTCATTGGCAAAACTACTGGTAACGGTTCTTTCTGTCAAACTACCTCTAATCCATCACAATCTGGCTGTCTATGGATACAGTATCTGTGTACGGGGGATACAGTACCTTTATGCGGTGTCGTGCGGGACGTGTACACGGTTCACGATGCGTACGGTCAATCCGACGACGAACGAGGAGTTACGGACGTACGACCTCGATAGCGCCGCCGCCGTCGAGGGGACGTTGGACAGGGCGGCCGATGGGTTCGTGGCGTGGCGTGAGACGCCGATTACCGACCGGCAGGAGCGCGTGGCCGCAATCGCCGACGTGCTCCGGGAGAACCTCGAGGAGTACGCCGCGTTGATGACGCGGGAGATGGGGAAACCGCTCGACCAGAGCCGCGGCGAGCTCGAGAAATGCGCGTGGGTCTGTGAGTTCTACGCCGAGCACGCCGCCGAGTTCCTCCAGGACGACCACGTCGGCGTCCACCCCGAGGCGACGACGAAAGTCGCCTACGAACCGCTCGGCCCGCTGGTCGCCGTGATGCCGTGGAACTACCCGTTCTGGCAGGTGCTCCGCGTCGCCGCGCCGACGCTCGCCGCGGGCAACGTCATGCTCCTCAAGCACGCGCCGAACGTCACCGGCTGCGCGAAGACCATCGAGGCAGTTCTCGACGACGCCGGCTTCCCCGACGGCGTCTTCCAGACGCTCGTCGTCGAACCCGAGACGATTCACGACGTCATCGCGGACGACCGCGTCGCCGCCGTCACGCTCACCG
Encoded proteins:
- a CDS encoding universal stress protein, with amino-acid sequence MAVNSTPPSDTGRPADTGIDTVVVAVAEDTPERVVESALTVAADHDADLHALSVVRMTAGVDHWDMVVERREDDAETALDTAADAAATSAHVDLTKHLRYGDPADEIAAYADAVDADLVVLGDPDRSGLRRLLTPATVTARVRRRTTTPVLAVADDTATPIDGSLHLGGDTPA